In Oncorhynchus masou masou isolate Uvic2021 chromosome 11, UVic_Omas_1.1, whole genome shotgun sequence, the genomic stretch TGTTGCTCAATtagtatcaagggacctaacgtgtgccaggaaaacattccccacaccattacaccaccgccaccagcatgttctgttgacaccaggcaggatggggccatggactcatgttgcttatgccaaatcctgactctgccatcagcatgacgcaacaggagcCAGGATTCGTCGGTCCAGGCAATgcttttccactcctcaattgtccagtgttggggATCACATGCCCACTAGTCACTTTTtattttagctgataggagtggaatcCAGTGTGGTCGTCTGTTGCAATAGCTCATCCGTGAAAGGACAGACAAGTTTTGTGTTCCAAGAtaccgttctgcacaccactgttgtactgctctGTTATTTTCCTGTTTGTGGCCCATCTGTTAACTTGCACAACTCTTGACATTCTCCTTCGACTTCTCATTAAcaagctgttttcacccacaggactgctgattggatgttttttgtttgttgcactattctcggtaaaccctagactgTTGTGTGTGAGATACTTGAAACGGTGTGTCTGGCACTGACGATCATGCCACGCTCAAAGTCGCTGAGGTCACTCATTTTAGCCATTTTAACATTCAATCcaacagtaactgaatgtctcgtctgcctgctttatatagcaagccacggccacgtgactACCTGTCTGTAGGAGCAACCCATTTTCATGAACAGGGCGGTGTACctaatacactgagtatacctgagtccacacgcacacacactgtgaaGCTCCTACACACTGTACAAGTAAACTCAGTGCACAAGGTGAAGACATTGAAGTACTGGAGCCAGACGGGCAAAAAAACAGAGGTTCAAGAGTTTCtggtgagagatggagggatagagggaagaaaATGAGTGAGTGAAAAGGGGACCttgagagtgaggagaggaggtgtcGTAGACCATCTTAGAGTTGACCCTGGTGGGCCTGGGGCCagcagaggaggaggtggtggaggaggtggggggaggtgCAGGGGGCTTAAAGCTTTTAGTGCCAGACACAACAGAGTCCTCTTCTTCAGCAGCGAGATAGATACGCACATAGAGTGTTTGTGCATACACACCACaagtacacagaaacacacatagaGAAGAATTGGAGAGGAGTTATATACAGGTAACATTGTATATACAGGTAACATTGTAAAGTTAGTGTTTGACTGGAGGCCAATGTATCCTATTCTCTTCTCCATTCATTTATATTCAGCTGGCTGGCCAAGGCCACAGTGGAGTGAAGTGGAGAAGACAATAGCAGCAATGTGTTAGTTAGTGAGGGGAATAGGAGACATTGGAAGATTAGGTGTAGAGACTCTGGGGAAGTGAAAGGGGGGGATATCCTGTCTGAGCAGGATACAAGGGTTTAAGCAGAAGGCTGCAAAGCAAGCAAAGCAACAGAAAGAGATTTATATTTTCTATTCCACCTAAATAATAAAAACAATAATTATCTGTCCTTACCCGACAGAAAGACATACAGGTCCAGTTATGCTACGGTAGAGTCTCCCGTGGCTCTAGAGTCTCCCGTGGCTCTCCTTCCAAATCTTGTTGACTAAACTAGCAGAAGTCTGGAGAACTTTAGTATTGGTTTTTGCATTACAATGGGAGCGCTGGCATTCAACGCTCACATTTGATTGGCTTTGAGTAGAAATGACATTTTCCCTCAGGAGAGGTATTTCATTGTGTCTCGCTTTTCCTACTTCGTCAGACAACGTTTTAGTAAGCTATACAATGTTAGTTTTAAATCTAGGTTGCAAGTCTGAACATTTTTCAGAAACACAACTTCTGTTTGGAGCACCAACCACGCTAAATATTTAATTGGTTTGATAAGTGGAAAACGTAACACTAGTTTCTATCTTGACTCCACCACATTCCACCCTTTTTTTAAATCATCTTCATAAAGGGAAATTCCCAAGGATTTCTAACATAACTTCTGAGGCTATAGAAACATTAACGCTCTTCCCTGTCTGTCCCTACCCGAGAGACATGTACTGTTATGTAGAGGAAACAATGAGCTATATAGTCTGGCTGGGCTACCAATGAGAAAGCAGTATTGTTTTGCGGAACAGAAAACCACAACCCCTCTTTAGCTCTCTCACCACCTGATCCAGACCCTACTGACCTCTGGGTTCTGTAGGGgctgtggtggtagtggtggtgttggggtaggaggcagtggaggagtcTCCCATGGAGGTGTCAGCTATCCTCTGGCCAGCACACATGGCCTTCAGGGTCTGGAACACAGCCAGTGGAGCCACGTTCATCTTCAACAGGTCCACAATGATCCTACAGGAGAGGACAAGGATTAAACTAAGAATACAGTgtacacgctctctctctctctcacacacacacacacacacacacacacacacacacacacacacacacacacacacacacacacacacacacacaaaatcagtcAGTGTACTGGCCTGATCAATGCATTAGTCCGAGTCTAGGTCTGTCGTATAAGATGGGTTAAAAATGCCAGCTCAGAATAACACAGGGGATTGTGTGTTCAGAtcagaggaaaaggagaggattGGTGAGGAAAGGAAGCCAagttagactattgagatgcccCCTCTCAGACGTACTTGAAGACCTCCTGGTCCATGGCGATGCCTGCGGCCTGCGTCAACTCAAATAGCTCACTCTCCTCGGCGTTGaggatcttcttcttcttcatggcATACTTGGTGACGTTGCCGCTGATCGTCACGCCCATGGCAGGGGAGTCTGGGGCCGTGGGGAGGGGCCCGGGGGCGGACTGCTGCTGAGAGTGAGACATGATGGGTCACTTCAGTCACCTGGGGGccaagagagggggaggaggtcagTATGAAGGCATCTTATTAGCAAttcaatcaacaacaacaaaaagtcatgcattttctccattgtttacatttttttaatgagTCCACTCATTGTTGGTATACACGTCTCTAGTACCATACAACATTTCAATGTAATTTTAGCAACTTCGTCAGCTAGCTAGCAATCTATGTTCGTTTGGCAAGAATTGTGAATGTGGCTACGAAACGTAGCTAACGTCGCTATCTAACTAACTTAGCCCTATACGGCGCCGTGCATCCACTCGTGGGAATGCGCGGCGTCCGCATGCCAATACCTCAACTCTGATAATATTATTGCACATGAAAAGCGTCTTACCTCAAGCACTAAGTGGGGGTAGAGGTTATTGAATTAGTGTGGTACTTATTTAGGGGGAATGATCAGGCTGTTTGCCCTGACGGTTGTCATTCGCGTTGTTCAAAACATAGGCGCGGAATAATTACGTCACAGTTTAAAAAAAGGAAAGTGCGTAAGTGTTGCAGGAAAACGCAAGACCGCGTTAAAATCTAAAAACCTCAGAACCGACGCGAACAGCTAACGGACTCTTCCATGTCCATATAAGGGGTCATGGATAGTCGCCAGTTTCATTGGAGCTTacattttttgtatatatatatatatatttgatatatatatatgtgtaactGAAACGTATTTTCTAATTCTTATCGATCCAACACAAAATAAGCACCAAAGTTACATTTTATAGTTCTATTTTGTCAAATTAAATTTGTGGCCTACAGATATTCGGCATATGCATTTTCGAATCCACACTAACTGTGTAAATGGTTTCGTCCTAGGTCTAGGATGGCCGCTGCTGTGGGTGTAAACAAGCAGGGGACCGCAGCAACGATGGATGTCTGTGTTCGGCACGTCAGGGGGGCCACAAGCAGCACCGTGAAGGTTGGTTGAATACTTGCACGTCTAAATAAACATATAAACAACGTTTGAAGGCGATACGCCGTTTGCTCAAATTACCGACCAGGGCGCTCGGATCGGTGGGAACTCTCAATTCTGCTGTTTTGCGGCCGGGCCGTAAACCCATTGTCAAACGATCGGCCTGaatttttgtgtgtgtctgcgtagACAATAGACATGCAATTCACAAGATTACAGACAGAATCACCATCTGGGTTAAGTGCCATGATCACAGCTTTTTGTATCAACCATGCAACTGCATCAGCTAACTCCACCTCTCATTAGCAGCATAGCATGCTAACGTTAAGGCGCTCATCCGCTAGCTATAGCTGATACACAGTCTAACATTTGTTAACTTGCTACTTCTTTGTGTAGAACATTGTGTGCCATCTGAAAAGTCACTAGCTGGGTGCAGTTGATTCAGGAATCTCCCTCAAAACAAATTTAACACCTTCATACAATTGTGCGGTTTTGTATGACAACTTCAATGAAATGGAGATTTCGCAGGCAGGCTAGTGTTGTTGCACTAGCTAGCTACGCACTTTAATAACAAACCACCATGTGTAGTTCGCTGTGTGACTTTTCGTCAACACGACACTAACCAAATGAGTTCCATGAGAAGCCAGATGAATTTGCCTACAGGAAACATGACAGACACCATCTCAGTCCATGCAGAAATAAGTCAAATTTGAATTGATATGCAATGACAAAGGGGTCCATCTAAGTAAACTCAACCTATGTGTGTGGTTGACGCGACCTGTATGTGTGTTGTTGTCCCCAGGTGTTGGAGTGTGGGGTGTGTGAAGATGTCTTCTCTCTCCAGGGGGACAAGGTCCCCCGGCTGCTGCTCTGTGGTCACACAGTCTGTCATGACTGTCTGACCCGGCTGCCCCTGCACGGTAGAGCCATCCGCTGCCCCTTCGACAGACAGGTCACAGAGCTGGGTGAGTTCCGTAGGATTTAGTTTCTATACAGGCCTTTTGTGTTCCTGTGTCAGTGAGCGTGATGTAACATCCATCACAATATAAGGTCTAACATCTCACTTGTTTACTTGTAAGCTTTTAGTCCATCGCCTCTGGGAAATGTGTGAATGATTTGATGATGaatgaatgcattttattgactGTGACTCCCAGGGGACTCTGGTGTGTGGGGTCTGAAGAAGAACTTTGCCCTGCTGGAGCTTCTGGAGAGGCTGCAGAATGGAGCGTCCAGCCAGTTGAGCATGGCAGAGGACGCCCTAACAGGCATGGGAGAGGTAGGCAGTAGTTACCCCCACCCTGGGTTCCCATCTTGAGGTAGGCAGTAGTTACCCCCACCCTGGGTTCCCATCTGGAGGTAGGCAGTAGTTACCCCCACCCTGGGTTCCCATCTGGAGGTAGGCAGTAGTTACCCCCACCCTGGGTTCCCATCTGGAGGTAGGCAGTAGTTACCCCCACCCTGGGTTCCCATCTTGAGGTAGGCAGTAGTTACCCCCACCCTGGGTTCCCATCTTTCATCTGCAATTATCTGAAAACACAGAAAGGAAAGGTTAAAGCTATATGGGAATTGGCTTTGATCTGCCTAGTTCTTTAAAATCCATCCAATTCTCAAGGACACTTACTTAATGACAACGACACATGAAATGTAACACTATCGTATGTACTCCCCTCCAGTCAATAATCCGCTGTGACGAGGACGAGAGCCACACGGCGTCTATGTACTGCACGGTGTGTGCCACCCACCTGTGTGCCGACTGCTCCCAGCTCACCCACTCCACCCGCACCCTGGCCAAGCACCGGCAGGTACCCCTGGCAGACAAGCCCCACGAGAAGACACTATGCCCGCAGCACCAGGTCCACGCCATCGAGTTCGTCTGTCAGGAAGAGCTCTGCCAGCCTGGGCCGCTCATGTGCTGCGTGTGCAAAGAGTACGGCAAGCACCAGGGACACAAGGTACGGAAGGCGGAGGAGGACGAGTCAGCTGGGAGTAGCCTCACTGGttgctgtatttatttattgactgactgacaggtcaATCACTGAAGCAACGTTCCTAGCAGCACTAGAGACAACAAGCAAATCAGAATAGCTAAATGAATGGTCACTTGTCGTTGTACTGGTTGGTAGTTCAGCTGGTGTGATTTAGAGCTGTGATGATCCCAGTATCGCAATATTTTGTCCATGGCAAAAATAGAAGGCAgaccaaactctttggtcctttaaaaacctgctggatgtaaaatattgtgtgctatactgtagctaaataaataaacgtgactctggatgacaacataatgatgtttgtttttaacattagggctgttttcatAAAGAAGTTGAATACGcttcgtgttttgtttccttgccacgatactaatGAGGATTGTGTTAATTTCTCCTTGCTGATTGCTTCCTTCCTGTAGCATGCAGTTCTGGAGGCAGAAGCCAATTTGATCCGTGCGTCTATCCTGGACATGGCCCACTGTATCCGGACGTTCACAGAGGAGGTGTCGGAATATTCTAGGAAGCTGGTTGGGATCGTGCAGCAGATTGAGGGAGGAGAACGGATAGTGGAGGATGGCATCGGCATGGCACACACCGAGCATGTAAGAACAGCTGGCTGTGGATAACAACTTTTTGCATACTAAACAACAGATTGACTTTAGATTTCAAAGTGGATAGAGAGGCTATTCAAATGTAATTTAGGTATAATCGTTATAAAGCAGTTACTGTATTTACAAATTACGGTAGCTACATCTCAAAGTCCTGGGAAACATCATTGTATTTCCTTCCAAAAAGTCATAACATTGCTTATGGTTTATCATAGTGTATATTTCATGTTGCAGTGTGTAATCTGCGTATTCCTGATGGACTGTCGTCTGTGTGTATTCCCAAGGTCCCAGGCACGGCAGAGAGCGCGCGGTCCTGCGTACGGGCCTACTTCGCCGACCTCCACGAGACGCTGTGCAGACAGGAGGAGATGGCGCTCAGTGTAGTGGACGCACATGTCAGGGAAAGGCTCCTTTGGCTCCGGCAACAGCAGGAAGACATGACCATCCTACTGTCCCAGGTCTCCACAGCCTGCCTGCACTGCGAGAAGACACTGCAGCAGGTAGGAGCCAAATGGGCCACTGGTGGGGGTAACATCTCTAGAGCACACTAGGAATGTCATCTCTACTTGCACTGGATGGTGCCCTCTTTTTCAATAAGAACCACTAAGGTCTTCCACTTTCTTCCACTAAGGACTTTTGTATGGTCTGAAATCAGATAGGAAAATCACATTTACAAATGTGATTTTCCTaagtcctgactgatgtcttccctgtctctctctgtaggatgacTGCAGAGTGGTCCTGGCCAAGCAGGAGATCAACAGACTGTTGGAGACTCTGcagaaacagcagcagcagttcaCTGAGCTGGCCGACCACATCCAGCTTGACGCCGGTATCCCCGTCACCTTCACCAAGGTACAgcactctgctctactctgtagGACTACAGAACGTCATACACTCCATTGAAAAACAATTAGTAACTTCATTTAGACTACATTGTTTTCTCTGTTCCAGGACAACCGGGTCCACATCGGCCCTAAGATGGAGATCCGGGTGGTGACCCTGGGACTGGATAGTGCAGGGAAAACCACCATCCTCTTCAAGCTGAAACAGGACGAGTTTATGCAGCCCATCCCTACCATAGGTAAACCCACAACAGTGTCAGTCAT encodes the following:
- the mzt2b gene encoding mitotic-spindle organizing protein 2 isoform X1 codes for the protein MSHSQQQSAPGPLPTAPDSPAMGVTISGNVTKYAMKKKKILNAEESELFELTQAAGIAMDQEVFKIIVDLLKMNVAPLAVFQTLKAMCAGQRIADTSMGDSSTASYPNTTTTTTAPTEPREEDSVVSGTKSFKPPAPPPTSSTTSSSAGPRPTRVNSKMVYDTSSPHSQVRSKTGAGHGEKSREGSSQRVPRQPSATRGQKTTKSSGSSSSSSQVTPTTTN
- the mzt2b gene encoding mitotic-spindle organizing protein 2 isoform X2 yields the protein MSHSQQQSAPGPLPTAPDSPAMGVTISGNVTKYAMKKKKILNAEESELFELTQAAGIAMDQEVFKIIVDLLKMNVAPLAVFQTLKAMCAGQRIADTSMGDSSTASYPNTTTTTTAPTEPRVRSKTGAGHGEKSREGSSQRVPRQPSATRGQKTTKSSGSSSSSSQVTPTTTN
- the LOC135548211 gene encoding E3 ubiquitin-protein ligase TRIM23 isoform X1; translated protein: MAAAVGVNKQGTAATMDVCVRHVRGATSSTVKVLECGVCEDVFSLQGDKVPRLLLCGHTVCHDCLTRLPLHGRAIRCPFDRQVTELGDSGVWGLKKNFALLELLERLQNGASSQLSMAEDALTGMGESIIRCDEDESHTASMYCTVCATHLCADCSQLTHSTRTLAKHRQVPLADKPHEKTLCPQHQVHAIEFVCQEELCQPGPLMCCVCKEYGKHQGHKHAVLEAEANLIRASILDMAHCIRTFTEEVSEYSRKLVGIVQQIEGGERIVEDGIGMAHTEHVPGTAESARSCVRAYFADLHETLCRQEEMALSVVDAHVRERLLWLRQQQEDMTILLSQVSTACLHCEKTLQQDDCRVVLAKQEINRLLETLQKQQQQFTELADHIQLDAGIPVTFTKTTLFSLFQDNRVHIGPKMEIRVVTLGLDSAGKTTILFKLKQDEFMQPIPTIGFNVETVEYKNLKFTIWDVGGKHKLRPLWKHYYLNTQAVVFVIDSCHRDRLMEAHSELAKLLTEKELRDALLLIFANKQDVPGAVSVEEMTELLSLHKLCCGRSWHIQGCDARSGMGLHEGLDWLSRQLVAAGVLDVA
- the LOC135548211 gene encoding E3 ubiquitin-protein ligase TRIM23 isoform X2, which produces MAAAVGVNKQGTAATMDVCVRHVRGATSSTVKVLECGVCEDVFSLQGDKVPRLLLCGHTVCHDCLTRLPLHGRAIRCPFDRQVTELGDSGVWGLKKNFALLELLERLQNGASSQLSMAEDALTGMGESIIRCDEDESHTASMYCTVCATHLCADCSQLTHSTRTLAKHRQVPLADKPHEKTLCPQHQVHAIEFVCQEELCQPGPLMCCVCKEYGKHQGHKHAVLEAEANLIRASILDMAHCIRTFTEEVSEYSRKLVGIVQQIEGGERIVEDGIGMAHTEHVPGTAESARSCVRAYFADLHETLCRQEEMALSVVDAHVRERLLWLRQQQEDMTILLSQVSTACLHCEKTLQQDDCRVVLAKQEINRLLETLQKQQQQFTELADHIQLDAGIPVTFTKDNRVHIGPKMEIRVVTLGLDSAGKTTILFKLKQDEFMQPIPTIGFNVETVEYKNLKFTIWDVGGKHKLRPLWKHYYLNTQAVVFVIDSCHRDRLMEAHSELAKLLTEKELRDALLLIFANKQDVPGAVSVEEMTELLSLHKLCCGRSWHIQGCDARSGMGLHEGLDWLSRQLVAAGVLDVA